Proteins encoded by one window of Lathyrus oleraceus cultivar Zhongwan6 chromosome 1, CAAS_Psat_ZW6_1.0, whole genome shotgun sequence:
- the LOC127128093 gene encoding ran-binding protein 1 homolog b, whose product MSTSTDHHEEEDVPAGEDEDTGAQVAPIVRLEEVAVSTGEEEEEAILDLKAKLYRFDKEGNQWKERGAGTVKFLKHKVTGKVRLLMRQSKILKICANHLILPNMTVQEHAGNEKSCVWHARDYADGELKDELFCIRFASIENCKNFIETFHEIADSLKKEENEEVTAAAELLVKLSVDLKSDAEKKDEEKKDEEKPEDKTKEPESAPEKEKGDSEKEVKESGSSD is encoded by the exons ATGTCCACCAGCACCGATCACCACGAAGAGGAAGATGTTCCCGCCGGCGAAGACGAAGATACCGGAGCTCAGGTCGCCCCGATCGTCAGACTCGAAGAGGTCGCTGtatccaccggagaagaagaggaagaagctaTTCTCGACCT CAAAGCGAAATTGTACCGTTTTGACAAGGAAGGGAATCAGTGGAAGGAACGAGGTGCCGGAACTGTGAAGTTTCTCAAGCATAAGGTTACCGGAAAAGTGAGGCTTCTCATGAGGCAATCGAAGATTCTCAAGATCTGTGCAAATCACCTCA TTTTGCCTAACATGACTGTGCAAGAGCATGCCGGGAATGAGAAGTCTTGTGTTTGGCATGCAAGGGACTATGCTGATGGTGAATTGAAGGATGAGCTTTTCTGCATTCGATTTGCTTCAATTGAAA ATTGCAAAAATTTCATAGAAACATTCCATGAAATTGCCGATTCCCTGAAGAAAGAGGAAAACGAGGAAGTAACTGCTGCTGCTGAACTCCTTGTGAAATTGAGTGTTGATCTGAAATCAGATGCAGAAAAGAAAGATGAAGAGAAGAAAGATGAAGAGAAACCTGAGGACAAAACTAAGGAGCCAGAATCTGCAccagaaaaagaaaaaggagattCAGAGAAGGAAGTTAAAGAGTCTGGTTCATCTGATTGA